The DNA region GAGGtcgccccctccctctctctctctccctctctctttctctctctctctctctcacacacacacacacacacacacacacactttatgttatataaaacatacatacatacatatacatatatatatatatatatatatatatatatatatatatatatatatatatataaacttctatgGGTTTCAATTTGAGCGAATGAGATACAAAGGAGATGAAGTCTGCGAAAGCCCAAATATTTGAGaagtaaaggaattattatttatcCTTGTGTCAACATTGCACATTTTATCCTTATCAAATTTACAATAACGTCATCTTATCTTATAAAATGCTCTTACACGTATCTATAATGTACAAAAGAGTAGTCACCAAccaatacatactgtacatatttattataaatctGGTCGTTTCAGGGGAATACGCGCTCTCTATACAACTTTCAGATAAAGTTCAATTTCGTTGTTTAAATAGTGACTGACAGTGAAGATTGTACTTAGCAGAACAATGAAAACACAAGACCCATAAAAGTCGTGTTCTATGAGGCTCCCTTTCAAAGCAGTGACTGAAATatcatgtttatgtttttttaaatcgATTTAATCTTAATCATTAATTTTACTATGAGCTTTACATACAAAGTCAAAtttgatgtttatataaaaacaatagaaagaaatattgaataatcGGTTTTTTGAGTGCAATGAATAATTGAACAAATTTTCTCAATACAAATGACGTCATTACAAgtaatttgaaatttataaaaatcaacaaaaaccaGTTAAACTACAATACAGAATTCTGCCATATTGCATTCCATTAACGACaaaatgtttttcctcttttttttattttccacttcgTAATTTCACATAACGGCCCTTTAAGGCACCAATTAATcgtaaataattaacaaaaataaatggtatcaaaaacatttttatgaaataatttcccATCTTCTCAAAATTTTGTAATGCACTTGACACACAaggttttcattttgatatcttCTCGTTGCTTTAAGTTGAATTTCCATTACAGAATGACGAATACATCACGTGAACTGGCGACATCATCTTTGCGTGAAATTTCTGAACTTCCGTCTGCATGGGATGCAAAACTAATACTTTGTTTCCACGCTTCAGTGTCCGGACTGgtcaaattatttaaaagtttaaagtCAATCGCAATGTAACCGGTTATTtagaataaaattcaaataaagatttattaaGATATTTAACCTGAGGGCAACTGAAGAGAGGCTTCCCGTTTTTCGTTGTTCCGGCACCTCACAAGTCCCCAATGCACCTCACAAGTCTTCCAATGCACCTCGCAAGTCTCCCAATCCACCTCACAAGTATCCCAATGCACCTCACAAGTCttccagtgcacctcacaagtcTCCCATTCCAACTCACAAGTATCCCAATGCACCTCACGTCTCCCAAAGCACCTCACAAGTTTCCCATTGCACCTCACAATTCTCCCATTGCTCCTTACAATTCTCTCATTGCCCTTTATAAGTCTGTAATTGCAACTCACAAGTCTCCCACTGCACCTTACAAGTCTCCCAATGCACCCTCACAATTCTCCCAACGCACCTCACAAGTCTCCCAGCCACCTCACAAGTATCCCATTCCACCTCACAAGTATCCCAATGCACCTCATGCAAGTCTCCATTCCACCTCACAATTATCCCAATGCACCTCACGAGTCTTCCAAAGCACCTCACAAGTTTCCCATTGCACCTCACAATTCTCCCATTGCGCCTTAAATGTCAGTAATTGCGCCTTACAAGTCTCCCACTGCACCTTCCAAGTCTCCCAATGTACCTCACAAGTCTCCCAATGCACCTCACAAGTCTCCCAATGCACCTCACAAGTCTCCCATTCCACCTTACAAGCTTCCCAATGCACCTCACAAGTCAGCTAAGAGACCCCAGCGAGAGAAACGCAGGTGAACAGGTGtgcttgacacacacacacacacacacacacacacagagagagagagagagagagagagagagagagagagagagagagagagagagagcacatgtaaaataatattgaaataattcttccttttcttcatcctcttcctcttcttcttcttcttcttcttcagactcTGACCATGAAATATTTCGACAGTTTTCGCCAAAGGAGTTCTGAGACAACACGCCATGGCTTAGAAATAATCTTAAATGGTACAATGAAAGTCGCCAAGCGACACCTATGTCATGGAAGCACCTTAACCCTCTTACGGAAATTTGAAAACAGAGagcgcaaacaaacaaacgaacaagaTATGGCTTCCCGTTCAATGAAACcactaagtatatatatgcactgctTTCATCTTTTTATACACTTCCAGTCTAAATATTTTATCGATAGGAACAGAAATTCTATGGGAAACTGGGAGGATTTTTGATGGTCGTGTTGAACAAAACATTCGACTGATCTGAACTGTTGAAGCGAAGCGTCAACGTCCAAGTGGAAAGAGCTGCGGCGAGACCTCAGGTCGAATGCTCAGAGTGAACAGGAGATTATCCCCAGCTGATGTATTCAGGAGTGACTCCCTCTGGGACAATCGTCATATTTTGCCTGTATGGGTAAGCTTACTAACtgacataagaaaatatatacttaataatattattattatttggagtgAGACTTCGAATAGCAGTGACAATCTCGAAAATAGCTCCAAAATTTACATCGCAACATAGCCATgactggaattggaatttctaaacTCACCcaaagaaactttcattgagtcagtgaacaattatctggaATTCCAAGAGTAATTACAAATGGCGCTGAagtttaacagaggctaaatcatttctgatttagataaaggagatattgggaaacgagcacgcagtttcgggttcagaaggtgtaaaattctggaatgaactgcagaaatttcacGAAAGcattatggcggagttcaacgtgaatgcacagttcggaatttgcgagagtttcaaaataaagaaggtcaatgattcactagtcacatacagtgcgaatttatttgatgcagaagttgagttaaagaaatctataataggcttccatgggtaactggaaataatatctccttagataattttgaaagattgttacacttttgcttgccttttaacgtcaaacctagatgtaattgtagatagttttgataagagaattggaTCAGATATAAACGAAtcctttgtttgcacagattaacaaaaatctagcaaaatgcctgACACTGACAGTacttttgtacaggaggtgcaagatgtcggctgcggtttcaaaccacagaataacGATAGGTCGCCGtgattcgggaaatgatgcaacagctaAGACATGTGCACGTAGAAAGTAGAatcaagaaaattccagagagatcagtcacaacgacatgctgttttaattgtgataaaatagacatagtaaatcaaattgcagagtgagatattgttcagtttgcaaatcttcagatcatggatggagattttgcccagccacaaagaatagagattattcagggaagtcacggggaggtttttctagatatgacaggagaattccacatgatgcaagttctagatacacaaaggaacagcagaattttcacaagataagttcgaaaacggacacaggataatgactaatcaggtcttagagtcactagaacctaggccgattgtacgtggattctctaatggcaatgaaatttattttcattgattcctGGTAGTCTAGTTAACTTAGtaatgctgaccttttcactgaggtttccagagtgcaactAGTCcctctagtgagacagtgtgtgatgtacaagcgcagaaaactgaatattttaggtctGTCATTTCTTACGCTGTATCGGGCGGAAAGACAATaatagaatcatttttggtcatagaaggattagccttaggtgaaatggttttgttagacaccttcttgtatgcgacataacaacAAATATCTACGGGAGTTcagattacaataggtgagtcaggttgttttgttccatatatacacagggaaaaacttgtgagaaactctaagacacagtctgagacatgtaacacattcattagagaggaagatattccgcaaagatcttcaaaggatttttgttgaagatattgaattgcaaccgcgagttcaagcattggttaaagtgtcgcttgaaagagaaaaaagttttcaagTGTAAGTGTTGTTGaggggaaccgagaaattcaaagacgttgtgagtacggtgtcagtgaatgaaatttcagtcgcagtacttcagtagaattagttagctatcaagactcagtgaaaaaatatcacaagggtacttatgtaattgattttgaatagtttaatgaagagcataaattagtgagtttttgtggagacgggaatatgtttcctaacgaggagcaataGTTCCGAAGTTTGTGGTCTGgaatgaacacttggctaaagttgattatcctgagtattcagataaagtagagaaagtgttgaaagaatatctagatatcattgctttgaagggagataaattaggagttacagatgttttagaacattcaatccgcctagaaaagggtaccaatcccatatatattccagcatatcgaattccttttaagatcagagaagaagtagaaaaagaagttcagaggtgggagtcggaaggcattattagaccgtccaattctccgtttaattttcctttgcttgcagttcctaagaaagactgtagtatcagagtttgtgtagattttcgtaaattgaatgaaaacatgcccagatagatatccggtagcttgtttgcctgatttgtttgttgagatcggtggcaagaatatatattcatctatagatcttatgcaagggtttttacaggttcccctttgtgagagtagccgtaaatatacagcattttcggtaccaaagggacattatgagtttaataggatgccttttggattacaagggtccccaataaca from Macrobrachium rosenbergii isolate ZJJX-2024 chromosome 45, ASM4041242v1, whole genome shotgun sequence includes:
- the LOC136829926 gene encoding DNA-directed RNA polymerase II subunit rpb1-like, producing the protein MHLTSLPMHLASLPIHLTSIPMHLTSLPVHLTSLPFQLTSIPMHLTSPKAPHKFPIAPHNSPIAPYNSLIALYKSVIATHKSPTAPYKSPNAPSQFSQRTSQVSQPPHKYPIPPHKYPNAPHSPTAPSKSPNVPHKSPNAPHKSPNAPHKSPIPPYKLPNAPHKSAKRPQREKRR